CAAAGTTTCCAATATCTAAACCTGTTAACCAGTATTCAACTCAATTTACAGTCTCCATCAATATAAAAGTTGACTGAGAAAACCAGAGAGAAGTAGGAGACAAAGAAATGAAgataaagaaagagcagagtttattgaataatcttagttgcGTATGATTCAATGCTCAGACTTCGTCTGACTCTGATAAATCCAACAAGTGTTATtataccacaagcaacagcaatggaaCATTACTGCTTCACAACATTGTCCAGAGACAATACAGACCTTGAAATGGAGACATTCTCTTATCTCTTACTAATGAAAATAAGCTTTGCTTGAATCCACAGTCATAAGATTATAACAATATGGAAAAAAGGAAACTATAATGAagcaataattttataaaaatagtaataataaaatataaaaaacataataaaatggcaaataatcaattaataataatcaaatcatttaCTACTAATCAATAAAATCAtatgataattatataaatgacttGGGATCATATGattaaaaaagataattaaataaagaaaaagggcataaaaacaaaaaaaataataaaacaacaaatagtTGCTTTGAAACAACACACTCATAAGTTTGCTACAAGGATTCTCAGATCCTTAGTTAGATTCTTCAATTTGAACTGGCTTTTGTTATTAATGTTTTCCTCTGTTTGTTTTCCATGAAGCCTCCTCCTCTTCGTCATCGCTCCATGCGCATCTTTGTGAACGACGACCGCCATGTGATGGCCAAACACTCGGCCATCTATCCCACCCAGGAGGAGCTGGAGGGGGTGCAGAACATGGTGTCCCACACAGAGCGTGCTCTCAAGCTTGTGTCTGATTGGCTGGATGACCAGGAGAAGGGAAATGCCAAAGTAAATGCATTGGACACAGATGGAGAAGGGGATAAGGAGACGTGAGTAGATCTGAAGAGTTGTCTACTGTTTACGCTCTAATTTTACGGTGAATGTTTATCAAGAAGCTGCATCTACTGATATTTCAGTGAGCCAAGCACCGGGGAGCAGGCAACCCGTTCCCTGCGCGGAGTCATGCGTGTGGGGCTGGTAGCTAAAGGCCTTCTCCTGAAGGGAGATCTCGACCTGGAGCTTGTGCTGCTGTGCAAAGAGAAACCCACTATCACCCTGCTAAAGAAAGTGTCTGATAACCTGGCTGTGCAGCTAAAGGTAAGTCTGCATGTAACATGTTGAACTAGAATGCAGGTGTTGGCACACTGAAGTCTGAAAATTTCAGATGCGTTTTTTTTCGTATTCTTATGTGAAAGTTGGTCAGGTACACAAACCTTGCACACGGAGTCGGATGCATATTAATTAATCCATTTCAAAAAATGCAAAACGTTTCTGATTAATAACAtatcattatgattattaaaacatttatcatAAACCATTTACTGATCATTTTGCCTGCAATtcttagcaagaacgaacatagaAGTGTTGTCTGaatgacaagcagcacctacatgTTCACAATAATCTAAAACGGCAAACGGTACAAACTTCGTCTGCATTTTCCAAATCAAATTTTTTTACGTTggataacatatatatatatatatatatatatatatatatatatatatatatatatatatatatatatatatatatatatatataaaaaacgtATATATACCCTTTATAACAGTTGCATCATTTAAAGcatgtgtatgaaagcattttgccTTCCCTGTTGAGTATAATGAGGacagaaaaagttgtggtgggacctaaatgctctcttaggttattaattaaaggtgttttttgTCAGTGACTGTTTATATGGACACCAATATTTTGATGTTAatgcaattaagacaatactctgattcagagtctaccatgtaaacagcaatttttgataagTTCAATCAGATTAGGGTCATAATCGAACTGAAGAGAAATCGAATTATGATATGTgaagtatgccgattttagtcgcattattgaagtgcagtacagacatgtaaacacctaaaTCAAACTATTACCTTCATGTAGGATTTTTCGCTGTGtgttgcgacaggatagtccacacacatgactgtttgacactctttgcaTCTACCCAGTCAGTGCTGACcagacacctgcattgtgaaatgctgagttttttttttccattccgtATGCGGGatgaacttccattaaaaaaaaaacaatcttccAGCAGCTCAtccttgcatccaatatctcgtttgtcacagggcCATGCAGGAAGTGTTctcaaatgaaagtgaaagtgtcaaactgttaaagtcgacaaattaataatgaaacacccgaaattgcatgaaactctggaggaaagcgcggtgacgcaatgacgttaatctaaTTGTGCTATGATatataaaacaggatcatgaaagaaacattcaaaaagcaactcgcGTAAACTCGATCTTATTATTGTCTtcattagattaaggcaaataatgcgattactgatgtccatgtaaacgtagtcactgtttGTTTATCCTACATTAATGCATTGTATAAAGCTGCACTATCAAATATTGAGAACACTGTCTTAATTCATCCCGTGCAACAtgaatgataatgatttgcatatgtttattaatccttcgaagcgCTGAATTCAAATCTGCGATTGATCGAGAGAGATTCTGTTTTTACTCTTTCAGTAAGTTACAAACAATTCAAtaacagaagtactgggagaacagtttatagttcagttATAAACactgtttatggtaaagattaaaatcacagttTACTGGAACTTGACGCTGATGAATGTTGTTGCAATTACATTGTTTAACACAGCCATCCAAATTATATAACTGAATAGGTTTTTAAATATGATCCACCTATAATGAAGCATAatttgtgtgaattgttgaatcattaactgaatataaatatgatatgttgtacaagttttctatatttagcattatcagcaacagatTATTTAGAATATTTTCCTTTTccagctggttctttcttgatttttattaaaattacaggttctaagttctgtttgttaaaacccaGGGTTTTTGTAGTAATGTTTTTGTACAAGtagaaagcaaatgacatttgtctccccgtttttgctgatccaaaaaaaACGGTCCGATCCGTGTGTGATctgaaccatgagatttgtgatccgttacatcACTAGTGTGCAATAACTTTTAGTTGTTTCAATTGTGTTTCTGCCTGTCCTGTTAAGTGATTGATGCTATCTTGGTATGTTTAGCTTATTTATTTCTTGCTTGCATTGGTCACAGACTCACTAATTTTATGCTTAACCTGGCAACCAAGTGCATATtgggctgcaaaaaaaaaaagaaatacacaaaAACAGTTAGTTGTTGAGCATGGACCATCTCTGATGTTCTTAAACTAAATCTGTTAGCCGGCCTTCTCTGGAAATAGCTGTAAAATATGAAGTCTCCTTGTATCATGACTTTTGAAATTTGGGTTGCCATTATGTGGATTGACACTTATTCAGTATTTGATTTTATTCGTTGCACAATTGTTTTTGCACCATCCCACTATTGTCAACGATTAACCAAACCATTGTTTGTTTGAGggaattaaaatgctttttagcccGATTTTTCCTAAACAAAAATGACTGGATAATAGAAAACCATACATTACGCAATGATTAAAGTAAACATTACTACTTTTAGGAgcattaccgtacgttcacaccgaaagcggcgagagcgtcgaAGTAGcctgaagtcattcattttcaataagAGCTGGTGGCGAgaagcagcgcggcgcgtcttctccggcgtgggtgtcgaggagagttgaaatcaagtctaCTTTTTGGtgatgagctatgacgcggttcggcggcaagcaatcagaatgaagacgtccacagCTTGatcggagttcagagaacacagacctgtgaactttggttccgaccacagttgttcccaagggtttgattgcggtagccggatttccaattatttacaatgttttcttacaggaacatgcattaaataagttattggcgagttactgatgtgcattaatgttatataacttTAAATTATCTTAAAGCGGGAAACTCACGCGACGTGACAGGACAAAACAGcatagctgcttcaggatatttcagacacatggacacatattggataaatagagcaaagccacaccacacgcaacttgatcttccattgttaaatgaatttgataacactctcgccgctttcggtatGAACGTACGGTTAAAGAAATGCTATTGTTTGgagtttcactttttttttttttttttgtgcatatgtTTTATAGTTTTGCCTGAACCAATTGAATTTCTatagttgtgattttttttttttttaagtttacgctgggcaacaaaaaaacacatgcataaaTCTCAAATATCTTTCCAGCAGCTCGTCACTGAGGAAAAATATGATGTTAAACCGTGCATCCGCGATGCCACCATTGTCATCAAAAATGCCAAAGAGCCTCCGCTGACCCTCACCATTCACCTGACTTCACCACTCGTGAGGGAGGAGGTTGAGAAGCAGGCTGCTGGAGGtaggtctgaaatcacatgcctTAGGGTTCCTCTAACCACCCTCACGACCCCCTGATACAGCAGATGGACTCGGGCAGGGATATTGTTTATTGGGCCTTCAATGGAGCTTGGGGATATTGTGTACAGAGTAGTGATGTCACACAGATGATGTTTAATGCCACCTGAAGTCTCACAGTTCCATGCTGAGTGCTGTTAACGTGTTGATGGCCCAATATACAGTAACATATCTAAGTGATGGGTAAAGCTTTAAGTGAAGTACTTTAAAGGAGAGTTTACTGAAGGCTTACTGAGAATTAAGAAACCAAATCACAAACCTTGTTGTTTGCATGTGTTCGTATAATGGAGAAGAAATGGAACGGTTTGCATTGCAGCAAAAATGAAAAGCAGAAGGATTGTCGAGCTCTGGTTTGATCGCCAGGGCTTGTTGACGGAGCCTTTCTCAAAGAGGCTGCACGGAGGGCAGGAGGGTTATAGATAATGCTAGACATTAGGATGAAGAATATAGACGAGACACGCTGTGGTGGTTTAAATGCTCACAGAAACTCACTAAATCAGTGTTTAATGGGCAACCTTTTCAAGTAAATTTCATTTTCAGGGCTGGTGTAGTGGATAGGAAAAGCAGATGCATAAAATAATTGACCTTTCGTTAAACCCTCCTTTACAGTCTTATCTAGGCAGCTTTTgcctttatttgtaattattttactgtatatttttaatgtaatgcaTTGCAATGTCAAAATCTGTTCTAATCTGTGAAAAAATATGCAATCCAGTTTATCCTCATTTCGAGTGCTGCTTACTGAATTGCATCAGTGCAGAGCAACAGTAATCAAGGGATGGCGGGTCTTAGCGAAAGGTCAATTGGAACCAAATTGAGGCCGAACTGAAAGCCTAGCCCTATCTGTGACCCCATGGTTAGTGACGCCTGCCTTTGACCATCACAAGCCATCAGTTTTGCTGCAGTGTGGACTTGTTTTGATCATACCTCTTGTGTATATGACTACTGCTGCCTGTGGTTCAAAATCTGATTCTCTCTGTCAAGCCTTCTAGTTTGTCAATTTTAGGGACGCTGGACCTTTGACCAACTGGACGCTCTCTGTCTCGGAAGGGGCAAGGCAGTGCACCCAGAAAAAAAAGCAAGGGGGCGAGGAGGAGGGGTTCCCCATGTCACGTCAATGAACAAATACAAGAATCTCATTTAATACAGTCACTCACTTTGCACCTTCATGCCTCAAATGCAGCCACACGGGCTCCGTTTCAAATCATAGTGAGCtatatttagtcattatttggaaAGACTAGAAAGTGGTCACTACAATTAAAGGCAGCATCTAATATCCTACATTGCTATGGTTAAAATAGAGTACATTACACATGCATTTTCGCTGCTTTTTTAATAAGTTAAGTGCAATATCTTTAATTTTTGATTTAGTATGTTAGCTTGaatctgtattttattaatttcctcaaaaGTGGAAAAGTAGTTAATTTTAGTGGACTTGttgtattttagatattttggGCTCACACATAATGAAAGGAACTCTGTCTGACTGGTCAACCTCATTTaggtatttttaaattatatgctTTTTTTAATTGGTGTTTTTGCATCACAATTTGTTTGTATGGTTTTGATGCACCATCATTTTAACAGGTTGGTCAGAAGATTGAGAAACGCCACAAATGTTTTTCTACTTTTTACTGCTATTCAACTATTCCCATAATTGTGAGAAGTTAATGGCTCTTTCAAAGTCAATAGTGTATTGCTTTTGCAAATGAAATGTTGATCTCCTAGACTCAGCTGTTTTTATGCTGAAGTGTAGCATCACTTGGATTTGAAACGGAGCCATACGTTCAGCACTCATAGGTTTCCATCCTTGCCGTAGCACAGGAAGGGTTGTTTTTGTTGGGgggcctcctcctcctcttccctcCACTGCCTTTGGTAGGGGTTTCTGCCTCCTCCCCCCCGGCCATGAGACAGAAAAACCCCTTGGTCAAACTGTACCTTGTCTTCTTATTCCACCTGCCAATAGAAACGCTATCAGTCATCGATCCTCCGGATGTACTGGACAGGCAGAAATGCCTGACTGCCTTGGCGTCCCTCCGCCACGCCAAGTGGTTCCAGGTTTGCATCTTGTCTTTATTTGTCTTCTAGTAGTtgagtttgttttcattttgtttctgTGTTAACCTTATTTCTTTATGCAgtctttttttcagttgtttgtgtggGTTCTTTTTCAGTGTGTCCGTGTAGATTTTATTTGTGGGGGTGTATTTGCCTCTAGTAGAATGTCATATTTCTTGCTGGACTGTTTTGAATTGCGTTTGCCAAGCACATCTTTTGTCAGTGTTGTCTGACATCTGCTTGGCTAAATTAACTTTTGTGCATTATCACATCAGTAAAGCTGGTTAACTTTAGGACGCATTACCTGCAcatttttacagtacagtttaaTGCTTTACAACGACTTAATTTGAAATACAATGAGGTGCAATATTTCTGCAGCCAGCAGTGCTGTTTTTATTACATACTTGATTTTTCAGCGCTTTGTAGTTGTATAGTTATATCCAATGTTGCAAGTTCATCATCAGCCTTTGGGTTGTTATATTGATTGCcacaatttatttttgaaaacttTAGTGTAGAATTGAAATTCAGACTGAATTATGTTACTCTATTGAAACTGGTTTGTTTCAGAGAATTGCTGTTCATTTGAGAATATAAGAAAGCACATTAGACTAATATTAAGCTCCAAAAACGGGAATGATTTCAAACATtctatataaaaatatgaatattttgatcaaataagtgCAAGTGTGGCGATCGtaagaaaacaaagacaaaagttGGAAGAGGTTAAAATCATTTaaggttttagttttattttttgcagatgGATGTCATGCATTTTTTAcctccaaaaaaaaacaacataaaatttaattatttaaaatttgttttatttgtcaaGATGTTGCCTTTACATCTTGTATAGAACCCATgctattaattacattataaaatattaattttttgagCGGCTTGCAAAATGTTCACTTTTATTGTCGTTGctggtttcatttttattttttcaaaggaATATTGCACCTGTTCCGCCATCTTAATGCTTTCTTGCTTTCATTTGAGGCCCTGTAGATCTTTAAAAGTCCTTTTAAAGCTGCTTTTCTCATATTTTATCTAGATCTTTGTCATATTCTCGTATAAATCAACTGACATATTTAGTATAGCCACAAACACAAGCCACGTTATGTTCCTCTTCCCTAACCTAATGTTTTTAATCTGGTCTCCTAATGTCATTAATATAGTTCTCACTCGAGTAAtatgcttttacatttttttttaaaggcctcTAAACCATTTGCCACTCTTTACATTGCTAATGCTTTTTGATGCACATTTCGTATCAGTAAATGTCACccgttatttatttgtttactgctTTGGTGTTGTGCCACATTATGAATCCTTGAGCTAAACTGCTGGATTGTGTCCCTCCTGCTTTTGTCTCTAGGCCAGGGCTAACGGACTGCGCTCCTGTGTGATCGTCATCCGCATCCTAAGGGACCTCTGTGCTCGTGTGCCCACTTGGTCTCCTCTGAGAGGATGGGTAAACCTCATTTATTATTTGGTGGatatttaaatagcaaaagttgtttaatttatcatttcaacTGTGCAAAGCAGCACTGCATGATAATTTCAGTAAGCTCTTTCTCTTACATTTGCCAATGCTGTAAAgtcattaatcatgcatctttttttttttttttatttaacttatcttTAAGTAGTTTGTATTTAAAGATGCCAAAATTTAGTCCATGAAGGCTTTTGTTTTTGCCAAGTTTGATACTCTGATTTCATACAGACTGTTTAAATTTTAAACGAATAATCCTTTATCTAAATGATACCTTTATGGTATGAATATGAATTATATCTTTAATCCTATATCTGTTGATACAAATAATATAAGCAAATCTTTTGTCTATATTAGCGTCCATCTAATGTAGCTCTTGTGCCTTAAAGCCCTTAGAACTGCTGTGTGAAAAGGCGATTGGCACTGGGAATCGGCCAATGGGAGCAGGAGAAGCTCTCCGTAGAGTTCTGGAATGTCTTGCATCTGGAATCCTCATGGCTGGTTAGTCACTTTCATCTTTTTAGACATCTAAAATAGACCGTATAAAAATAGTCCGCCAATATTTAAGAGCATTCAACTTGAGCATTCCTCTGGTTGTTCACAAAATAGCACTTGTGCAGTAAAGTTCTCCTTTTAATGTGTAAATGGTTACTGTTCCATTGTACTGACCAATCAGCATTATAATTTATGATTAAGAAGTTTGAAAGGCtgcaaaaaaatactgtaaatttgGTTTCAGATGGTTCAGGTATTTGTGACCCTTGTGAAAAGGAGCTAACAGATGCCATCAGTCACGTGGACCGCCAGCAGCGGGAGGACATCACTCAGAGTGCTCAGGTTTGTccacattttattctgtttttggtATAGTTTAGCATCTGAccacttaaaggggacctattatgcaaaaatcacttttataagggatttaaacgttgttgtgtggcaacagtgtgggATTctaaccagcctctaatggtaaaaatgaaataatttttgttttataatcacacttgataaaaacattctccttttgtacgtgtcatcagaggggaaagccccgcccattagtgtcAATCTATCCCTCATTAGCATTGGACGGGAGTTTTGTTTTTGATTCTGCCACCATGCTGACACAAGTATTTGTAACCcctccctcttttgaaaagagcccaaactcatttgaatttaaagcgacagtcaccaaagtgATAAATAAGGATCAAGACCTAAAAGGGGCAGATTCAAAtagttttaaagaaatatttgtgtggtatttttagCGGAAACTTCACATATACACTCCAGGAACATCAGagataattttacattttgtaaaatttaAAGCTCTTGTAAAATTTAGAGCTTTTGTAATTTAAAGCTTTAGTATGAGCATAATGGCTGATTGTTGGCTTTTTGAATCACACAGCATGCTTTGAGGCTTTCGGCTTTTGGACAGCTGCACAAAGTGCTCGGCATGGACCCACTTCCTTCAAAAATGCCCAGAAAACCACGCAGTGATACTCCTATTGACTATACAGGTGAGCACCCGGCATTGCTGTTTGACAGTATTTGGCAAGTTTAGTAATTCGCTAAATTATTAGCTACCTTTTACGATGTCTGAAAGTAATTTAGTTGCTCAaggaatttaattatttgattctGTACCACTTGTAGTCCTACTAAATGGAAATGCAGACAATgtagacaatattttaataataattacactaCAATAATTTTGAGTCAAACGTGGCCtcagctttattttaaaaaaaaaatgctatgctTAAACATTTTAACCAAGTGGAGTATAATGCTTtcagttttatcttttttttgcaatgacactgttttacattacatttattatcaATGACCTTTTCTTACCCGATTTATTGTTTAAGCATGTGCAGTTTTCTGACCAGTGTAACAGAAAAATAGAATTATTCTACATAATATTGCTCCACTTtgaatttataaatgtaattatggacttgtatattataatattatgtattatacatacatatacatgcgCATACATATACATGCGCATACATATAcatgcgcatatatatatatatatatatatatatatatatatatatatatatatatatatatatataagttgcaAAAACAACTCTTACAGAAAGAATTAAGGAATGCAAAATTCTACTTTCAGTCTTGAAAGACACTAAGTTTAATTTGAGACATATGGCAAGTAGAATGGATtcaaaactttaataataaacctttTAAAATTCATTTGTTAATGAGAAGAAAATCAAACTCTTAATTCAGCACATGATGAGGTTAATTATCCAAGATGGTGTTTTGGACACGGTAGACTCACTCATGGACATTTACTCCAAAGAGAAGTTGCTTCTAAATGTCAATATTGCAACAGAAACCTAAATGTTAAACCTATATAGAGCATTGCAAGTGTTTTTAATGTCATCAGACAGCACTTTTTATTGGAACAGTACTACTTCACGTTAGACTTTCTCTCTAAATCCATTTCAATAACCTATCCATTTTCTCTCGCTTTAAATAGTCATTGATTAGCTTTTTTATtgctcttatttatttatgcatttttcttTTGCCTTTAGTTCTCTTATTTACAGCACTTTGGTTTGTTTTAAATGTGCTTCATACATAAAGACTTAATCCTTCTTTTTTTATGTGTAACCTTAAATAGTagaatatttatgtattattgttTTCCATTTATTGTTATAAACCTGTCTATAATGtttaaaagtgttatttataAGATATTGGTATATTTAGTTTTTGCCATGAAATGGAAAACTGATATGACTATAAACTCAACTTTCTTAATATGAATGAAGCCTGACTTtgtgttgtcttttatcagttcaAATCCCACCCAGCACAACCTACGTGCCGCCAATGAAACGACCCATAGAGGAGGAGTCCACCGATGAGAAGAATCctaacaagaagaagaagaagctgcAGAAGAAATGTAGATGTTCTTCATTTGTTCACAATTTCTTTGTGTGCGTGTTTGCACATTACTGACACACACAACTCTCTATTTCCTGCTGTTCAGCTCCAGACGAGAAAGCGGAGCCTGCACAGGCC
This portion of the Danio rerio strain Tuebingen ecotype United States chromosome 3, GRCz12tu, whole genome shotgun sequence genome encodes:
- the ilf3b gene encoding interleukin enhancer-binding factor 3 homolog isoform X7 is translated as MPPPLRHRSMRIFVNDDRHVMAKHSAIYPTQEELEGVQNMVSHTERALKLVSDWLDDQEKGNAKVNALDTDGEGDKETEPSTGEQATRSLRGVMRVGLVAKGLLLKGDLDLELVLLCKEKPTITLLKKVSDNLAVQLKLVTEEKYDVKPCIRDATIVIKNAKEPPLTLTIHLTSPLVREEVEKQAAGETLSVIDPPDVLDRQKCLTALASLRHAKWFQARANGLRSCVIVIRILRDLCARVPTWSPLRGWPLELLCEKAIGTGNRPMGAGEALRRVLECLASGILMADGSGICDPCEKELTDAISHVDRQQREDITQSAQHALRLSAFGQLHKVLGMDPLPSKMPRKPRSDTPIDYTVQIPPSTTYVPPMKRPIEEESTDEKNPNKKKKKLQKKSPDEKAEPAQAMNALMRLNQLKPGLQYKLISQTGPVHVPVFTMSVEVDGKNFEASGPSKRTAKLHVAVKVLQDMGLPTGMDQKTTELMKVDEPVSTQETLPPVIKMEPEPVPITETPTDENARQQGPILTKHGKNPVMELNEKRRGLKYELISETGGSHDKRFVMEVEIDGQKFQGTGSNKKVAKAYAALAALEKLFPEGSNSEHTGFGMVSGPPSDMMPNPRGRGRGRGRGRGRGFNNGGGFNQGGYGTYGYGGNNSGYSDFVSDSYGYHEFAT
- the ilf3b gene encoding interleukin enhancer-binding factor 3 homolog isoform X4; translated protein: MPPPLRHRSMRIFVNDDRHVMAKHSAIYPTQEELEGVQNMVSHTERALKLVSDWLDDQEKGNAKVNALDTDGEGDKETEPSTGEQATRSLRGVMRVGLVAKGLLLKGDLDLELVLLCKEKPTITLLKKVSDNLAVQLKQLVTEEKYDVKPCIRDATIVIKNAKEPPLTLTIHLTSPLVREEVEKQAAGETLSVIDPPDVLDRQKCLTALASLRHAKWFQARANGLRSCVIVIRILRDLCARVPTWSPLRGWPLELLCEKAIGTGNRPMGAGEALRRVLECLASGILMADGSGICDPCEKELTDAISHVDRQQREDITQSAQHALRLSAFGQLHKVLGMDPLPSKMPRKPRSDTPIDYTVQIPPSTTYVPPMKRPIEEESTDEKNPNKKKKKLQKKSPDEKAEPAQAMNALMRLNQLKPGLQYKLISQTGPVHVPVFTMSVEVDGKNFEASGPSKRTAKLHVAVKVLQDMGLPTGMDQKTTELMKVDEPVSTQETLPPVIKMEPEPVPITETPTDENARQQGPILTKHGKNPVMELNEKRRGLKYELISETGGSHDKRFVMEVEIDGQKFQGTGSNKKVAKAYAALAALEKLFPEGSNSEVNKKKKMPPMHTGFGMVSGPPSDMMPNPRGRGRGRGRGRGRGFNNGGGFNQGGYGTYGYGGNNSGYSDFVSDSYGYHEFAT
- the ilf3b gene encoding interleukin enhancer-binding factor 3 homolog isoform X6, with translation MPPPLRHRSMRIFVNDDRHVMAKHSAIYPTQEELEGVQNMVSHTERALKLVSDWLDDQEKGNAKVNALDTDGEGDKETEPSTGEQATRSLRGVMRVGLVAKGLLLKGDLDLELVLLCKEKPTITLLKKVSDNLAVQLKQLVTEEKYDVKPCIRDATIVIKNAKEPPLTLTIHLTSPLVREEVEKQAAGETLSVIDPPDVLDRQKCLTALASLRHAKWFQARANGLRSCVIVIRILRDLCARVPTWSPLRGWPLELLCEKAIGTGNRPMGAGEALRRVLECLASGILMADGSGICDPCEKELTDAISHVDRQQREDITQSAQHALRLSAFGQLHKVLGMDPLPSKMPRKPRSDTPIDYTVQIPPSTTYVPPMKRPIEEESTDEKNPNKKKKKLQKKSPDEKAEPAQAMNALMRLNQLKPGLQYKLISQTGPVHVPVFTMSVEVDGKNFEASGPSKRTAKLHVAVKVLQDMGLPTGMDQKTTELMKVDEPVSTQETLPPVIKMEPEPVPITETPTDENARQQGPILTKHGKNPVMELNEKRRGLKYELISETGGSHDKRFVMEVEIDGQKFQGTGSNKKVAKAYAALAALEKLFPEGSNSEHTGFGMVSGPPSDMMPNPRGRGRGRGRGRGRGFNNGGGFNQGGYGTYGYGGNNSGYSDFVSDSYGYHEFAT
- the ilf3b gene encoding interleukin enhancer-binding factor 3 homolog isoform X5; protein product: MPPPLRHRSMRIFVNDDRHVMAKHSAIYPTQEELEGVQNMVSHTERALKLVSDWLDDQEKGNAKVNALDTDGEGDKETEPSTGEQATRSLRGVMRVGLVAKGLLLKGDLDLELVLLCKEKPTITLLKKVSDNLAVQLKLVTEEKYDVKPCIRDATIVIKNAKEPPLTLTIHLTSPLVREEVEKQAAGETLSVIDPPDVLDRQKCLTALASLRHAKWFQARANGLRSCVIVIRILRDLCARVPTWSPLRGWPLELLCEKAIGTGNRPMGAGEALRRVLECLASGILMADGSGICDPCEKELTDAISHVDRQQREDITQSAQHALRLSAFGQLHKVLGMDPLPSKMPRKPRSDTPIDYTVQIPPSTTYVPPMKRPIEEESTDEKNPNKKKKKLQKKSPDEKAEPAQAMNALMRLNQLKPGLQYKLISQTGPVHVPVFTMSVEVDGKNFEASGPSKRTAKLHVAVKVLQDMGLPTGMDQKTTELMKVDEPVSTQETLPPVIKMEPEPVPITETPTDENARQQGPILTKHGKNPVMELNEKRRGLKYELISETGGSHDKRFVMEVEIDGQKFQGTGSNKKVAKAYAALAALEKLFPEGSNSEVNKKKKMPPMHTGFGMVSGPPSDMMPNPRGRGRGRGRGRGRGFNNGGGFNQGGYGTYGYGGNNSGYSDFVSDSYGYHEFAT